The DNA region GACAATGGACTGGATGTCAGTCTTAAGAAAGGACGTTTTTATTTGTTGCTCACCTACAGTTTCCTTTTTGTGTTTATTCCGACAAGAAAATCACTCAGGTTATCAACTGTAACGTGCTGTCTGTCCCTCAGGTAAAGTGGATGAGTATATACAATGTTTTGTAATTGAATAAAGCTGTACAGtataaaaaacaagataatgatgatgatttatattgtgttttttactcAGATTACAAGAGTGGTTCTTCCAGGCATGGTTGAAAGGTACTTTCACAGACATCCAAAAGTTAACAGTGGATATGACATAATAAGATAAAAGATACATTTATGAATGTTtatctctcatttcctctccagAGGGAAAGGGCTGATCATCAATGTTTCCTCTCTAGTGGGAACACGTCCACAGCCTTTGTTGTCCCTCTATTGTGCCACCAAGGTACTTCATCATCCAAATATTCTGTTGATTTCGTGCATATCATGTTCATTTGGATCACACTCAGACATTCACTGATTAGTGCACATCACTCACCTGTCAGTGTGCTTGTTTTGTGACTTtgactttctctttttatttcagatttttgtgaCATATTTCTCTCAGTGTCTGTCTGCTGAGTACAAGTCAAAGGGAATTACTGTTCAGGTAAAGTGTGTGATATTAACTGAAGTccaaaactgaactgaaaactgcAAAATCACATTCACTCTGAAGCACTGACTACTGGTGAACAACATATTTTAGGGCTGATTCTTCTGGGACTCACTACTGtatgtttacacacacaaaaaaaactgtctaCTTCAAGAACACAGGTTTAACTGGAATACTGTtacatgtaaatgaaaatgtaaatgctAAAGAATAAACATTCAGACTCAATTTACAAAGTAAGGAAACCCAAGACtatgaaaatgtaacatatgacaaaaaaaactccATCGTATAAAGGAGATGTTCTATATCATTAAACCCTAATAGTCTTGTTttcttaaaaacaacacattatttaAACCTATTTCCAAGGCAAAGGGACTTGTTACAACAATTTTCAAGAAATACTTTTCAGAATCAGGAATGAAGAGAGAATAATGCAGATCatgtaagaaaaaataataGGCAGTTTTTTGTGTTAGTAAGTTGGTTAGGTATTCCATCACTGACTTACAGTAAGAAATACTTTAAGGACTCTGTAGGGGTGGCTGCAGGTCAGAAGGTAGAGCAGGTCAGAAGTTCAGCGGTTTGGTGCCCAGctcctcctgtctgtgtcaAAGTGTCCTATGACAAGATACTGTagcccaaattgctcccgaaggccatcagtgtgtgaatgtgcattagAAACTCATCCTGACGAGCAGGTTGGCATCTTGCATagcagcctctgccatcagtgtgtgaatgtatatAAATGGATAATTGTGGCATGtagtgtaaagcactttgagtggtcagaagactagagAGGCACTATAtcaatgcagtccatttaccataataGATAAAAGCTTTGTAAGTGTGAGATTTTTTATCTGGTTTTCATTTACCAAAATCTTTACTAAAGatgataaacaaaaacatttgaagCTGCTCTGTATGCAGCACTCCACTCACAGAACAGCCAAAGACTAATTTAAAccgtgtgtatttatttgttaaacAAACATACAGCTCATAAAATGAACCTTTGTCCCCTGCGTCTCTCAGTCAGACTCAGTTTATCTTCCTCTTTATTAACCTGGTGCATGTTGAGCTGCATTGTCATCACACTAGCTTTGGACTAAAACCTTGTGTTTTTGCTTAAACTGAAAATTACTTTGATTTCAAGCCCATCTTATACACATTTCATGATGTGCAACTGTTAATTTTCCTCCCAGTGTGTGGCTCCCTTCATGGTGTCCACCAACATGACATTCAACATGGCGGTCAACTGCTTTGTGAAGAGTGCTTCAGAGTACGTCCATGAGGCCTTGAACACTGTTGGTCACTCCATCTACACCAGTGGCTGTCTGTCCCACGCACTGCAGGTCAGAGGGATGAAATTGCAATGACTCGCAATGTTTTAACTGCAGTATCCTaacatctctccttctctttcctgtcATCATACAGGACCTTGCTCTCACAATACTCCTGCCGGACTGGCTTCGTATGTCATCATTCTTTATCACGAAGCTACGAAGCCTTGAAAAAAAGAGTATACATAGAAGAAGAATGTGCAAGGAAAAGGAATGGTTCAGTCAAAAAGAGGAGTAAGCACTGGATTACTGTCATGAAGCAACATACATGCAAAAAAATCCAGACGCTTCTTCACTACTGGTCCACTagtaaaatatctaaaataagTGTAATATCATTGCATGGTTACTGTAATACATAAACTTCATTATACAGGTAAATACTTTTATATATGTTgtactgtttttcatttattgcaCTACGATTATTTTTAATCTATGTAGCGAACAAGTTGAACAACCTTAATCACTGGATTTTGGGTCTTCTGgtgaaaataaaagacttttcTATTTATATTGTTTCTATTACTATTTATATCATTACATTGAACAGATGGCACAATCTCTGCTTTTATTGCATTCAAGCaatcttttaaatacatattttcttttaggAATTTACAATGTTACACTTACAAAGATGACAATGCACAGTACATTTGGCATACATTTTCTTCTGTGACAAACGATTGAATATGTTTATCCACAGTAATGATCATTAGTATAGAAGATTCCATACTTTAATTCTTTCTCAGTGACCAAAGATGGAGCATGCCAAATCATGCAAGATGCTTTTTCAGCAACTTCCTGATTGTGTTTTGCTAACAGGTCCATGCAGTGTTAACTGTTGACTGTGTTATTTTGTGTCTTATAAATATAGTAAATTACTTGTGACACTTTGCTTTGGTTACAATCTTGACTTGGTCTGAATCCTCGATGGTCCTGGTCCTGTCTGAGACTGAATTATGATGGTCCCAACCATCAGTGTGACTCCTTTTGATATATTTAGGCTGTTCATCATTCTTAGGTCAAATGTTCAAAAAATGTTCCCTTTATGAAGCCTAGAGATACACATTTAACAGCAAAGGAAAACATGTTTGCATTGAAAACTAAAATCAGAACTCACTCCAGCTCAGAGAAAAAGTCTTTGCATCACTTGGTCCAGCAACCAGTGGAAATGTGAGAATTAAGGAAAAGCAAGCAgcaaaaaaataagttaaaaagagtaactaaaatatatttttttaccatCCATCACAAAACACCACATATCCATCCTTTTATCCCTGAAATTACATatagacatttttatatttaatgtccTAGACAACCTGTATGATCATAAtaaaagggttaggggttagttAGTTTGTTCTGAATTCTTTGACACATTTCTTTCTCAAGACAGGCCTCAAGCCACTGCAGACTAGGGGACATATCAACATGAATTATATGCACAAACGTCAGTTATTCTCCCATTCATTGGCTCTATCACCAAGCCAGTTCAAGTATATGAAAATAGGAAAATATCCTATTTGAATGCAAATACCtcaagtgtgtttttaaaaagcattcaACTGTGGTCCTTTTTTAAGCTCCAGTAAAACAACCAACAAATTACAAAAAGCTGTATGAGTTTGAAGTATAGTTTTGAGTGACTGGTGCTACATACTGTATTGTATCTTAGCATTCACTTTTTATTACactatgtgtttattttgtataaCCAGAATTTATACTTATGCAGACTTAAGTAAGCTTAAGAAGTTATCCATGTACAATAACAGATGATGTAACAGACAAAACTTAAGAGTGCACATGCTCAGAGATCAGTGTATGTCACTGGGGTGACACCATGAATCAGCAGCGTTGGACCTAAACGATTGGTCACCACTTCCAGCTGTGTTAAGTACTGCTGTGCCTGGCTGTGATGAGCAGGAGGTCGAGGTAAATACAGGAAGCGAACAGCAGCTTGGGAGCTGTGCTCCATCAACAAACAGTTCACTGCCGATAAAAAGCCATCGGACAGAGCTTGGTTGGGTTCTGCAGGGGGCCCACCCTCAGGCTGAGTGTGGTGCTGTACCACAGAGTCCCACGGCACAATCGTTATGGATGCCCTGATTCTCAGCTTCTTCAGCAACTCTAGAAAAGTCTCTTCCCCCCAGCCCTGGTCGTTGGACTCGGTCTCCACATTCAGGAAGATTCTCATTCTTGCATGGCGCCATTTGTTGGACATGTTAAGCACACAGGCCATCTGCAGCAAAAAGAGGCTGCACACATCCTCATAATCTCGGCTGCCTGGCTGAAGCAGGTTGAGAGGCCACACATCTATAGTCCGCTCTGACCCATCAACCTTGCTATCTTTACCCTCTCCTTCCAACTGGAAGAAATATCGGCCGAGGCACACGTTCTTGTTCATTTTAATGGCATCAGCAATTATCCCAACATACTCCTCTGGTGATAGCCAGCGTGGGCTCTCAATGTGTCGGACTGGGGGGAAATGAGCCTGTAAAGAAGGCAGGTCAATCCCAAAATTATATTCGCCTTCACTGCCTTGTCCTATTGATGAATCACAGAACGCACTATCTTGTAAGAAGAAGTCTTCAGGAGTGCTGCTGTCATAGAAACCCAAGATCAGCATGTTTGGCTTCATACCACCTTGTAGAGAAATACAGAAAAGCACCAAGAGTCACCAAATGCAAATAAAGCAGCATCGTAACCTACATTGAATGATGCCAATCAGAGCTTACCCAGGCCTGTGATTCGCAGCAGATGCTGTGTTCCCTGTCTGACAGAAGGAGACAACGTCAGGTCTACAAAAGCCTTCACCCCGAGTTTATCAACTAAGCTCAACCAGAAGTTGTACTGCTGTTGGACCGGGTCTGACGGCAGGGAATCTAAAACACAGGAGTTGCAGAAATTAATATACTGCATAGACATAAATAAACGGTAATACAATACAGGACTTCATGACATAGATGCAAAACACTTTTCACAGTTCAGTGGTGCTGCAGGAAGGTAGCAAGTAGGCAATGATCTCATTTGAGTGACTCCTGAACTTGGAGTCAGATAATAAATTAAAGTATAAGGATGCTGGTTATTTCTAAATCCTTTAGGTGTATCACACATAAAAACTGGATTTATTTCCTACAGTTTAAAAAGAATATgtgcaaaataaacaaatatatatatatttagctgAATTCTAAATGGTCTGGTTTAAAACTCCCTTGGTGACTGTAGGTCTGATACCTCAGTGGTACAGAGAAAACTTAATCTCTTATTAATAATGCAAGAGATGAGTGTGACAGAAAGGAGCAGCAGATGGAAAGTGAAAGCCTAATGAGGAAGCTTTTCATGATAGTATGTGTGGGGTTTAGGTGGGCCTGTCAGAGACACAACTTCAGAGATATGCAGCTTATTTCCGCATTTCATGCTGCTTATTTGTTTGCAGaccaaatgataaaaaaatatatcacatgACACCATTTTGCTTCAATACATGAAGCATAAATCAAAAGAGGAGTAAACATTAAACAAGAAAACATTTCTGCTACTAAACCTTCTTATAAATACACAGTACCATTCAGTCTATTAACCAcaacaaaacaggaagtgaatgaaTCGGTTGTACACATGAGAAATAATAGAATGAGTTGATGTGGCCTCTAAACAAATTATGACTGCAATTAAATTTTGTCTGCAGTAGTTGAAGGACTGTATTTAACCTGGgcattttgaaaaagaaaaactcgcTGGTGGCAGTAgttacacaaagaaaaagattCAAAGATAAGAATAATTTAATACTGTTAACTGCAGATGGCCAGCACAGACCATCCACTGAGCATTACCCAGATCTCCCAGCTGCACGTGGCCCAACACATACAACCCTCCTTTCTTCAGCTGGTTGACAAACAGAATGAGCTGACAGGAAGAACGAGGATTGGCCACCATTAACAACACCTGAGGCCTCCAGAACTTCACGTGGTCTTTCCTCACATCAAGCATCAACAGATATTTGCGAACCTAAACcacaaaggagagaggaaaacaggacTGATGACAAACTGTACTGCTTgtctggttgtgtgtgtgtgtgtgtgtgtgtgtgtgtgtgtctgcatgcatCCAGATAACTGATAGTTACTTCCATACATACCTGATGGAAGATGAGAGCCTGGCTGATGTAGCCCCAGCTGCTGGTGGGTGATCTGTAGTGAAGGAAAAGCAGCAACAGTAACAGCAGGACGATGCTGCCGGAGGAGTACACGGGGTTAATGACGAACATCATCACTAAACAGCTCAGAATCCCCAGCAGGCAAGTGTGCCAGGAGAAGAGCTGGAAGGTCGGTCTGTTAAACAAACAGAGATAAAACAGAGAAGTGGAGAGGGGACATAAATATCACTTTTACTGTCCCATGAAATACATGACCATCACATATCTAAAGAAGGCTGACATTAGAGCCATTTATCAAATAGAGAAGCACTTGTAAAAGAGAAATGCAGTAttcaatttactttttagtttcATTTCAGCATGCTTGATAAGGACCAATAATGACCACAGTTGACTCCCTGATTACGTCAAATGTATAAGAAATTTATTCTTGGCCTGGAGAGCACACTATATCCTTACTATATCCTTATAATGGTTGacttgttttattatgttttgcatttttgtgtttgttttattgaagCATGAATCAATTATATGCTTGAAGTTTGTAGCTTGAGTGGACATTTTCAAGAAACATTTGGATCTCAACAgctgatgatgttttttttactatgatACATGATGTTGTGGACTGGTACTTACATCTCTGGCTTTCAAATGTCACTTTTTGAACCTGAAATAAACGCTTTTCCCAACTACTTtaccttttcatcttttttagtATCACTGAGTGGTTAAAGTGAGCctgatttttttgttatttcctgGGCCAGAATTTAAGGCCACTCTAAAATGCTGGAAAATGGTACTATGAATAAGTGACATTTCAGCAGCAAAAGCCTTAATCAGGTAATTCTCAGGTAGTATTATTTACCTTAACAGCAGAGGTTCTTGTTGAATAACTGCTAAACATGTTTGAAATTTTATATCGAAAATTTAACCGTTTGATTAAATTACAGGCTGATGACTGTAATACATATATGTCACTTATACAGGTCAGTTAAGATCTATTAGTTTTTTCTGATTACCTGAAATTTGGTGCTGATGCCCATTCAAGAGCCAAACAGGCCAAGTCGACCGCAGCGTAGGCAAGCAAGTAGAAAACTGTCACCAAACTTGCTATAGCATTGAGCTGGCCTGCAAACACCACACactgtaacaaaaacacaccacaacCAACAGGTTATGACATCAGTTGTAGATCTGAAAAATACAGACCACACACTCCTGACACTCCACTCACCTGCGCCAGACCCCAGGTGTAAAGCACTGCCACCCATGGATTCCCTGAGCTTGATGTGATAGCAGCTGGAGCTAACGGCAAACCTGTAGGAAAAATAAAAGTCTCTTAGAAAAGTGACTCAGCACACAAAAGAGGTGCTGCTATGATGAGTAAAAACCACAAGCCTTACCAAAGAGTTGATCCAGAGCAAGAGCATGCAGGATACGGGACGCTCCGATCATAGAGCACATTGCAGCTGACAGAGAAGCGCAGTATATCCCGATGGTGACAAACGGAGGCCAGATGTTTATTCGCTGTAAAAACCCATAATCCTGAATCAACAGGGtcctaaagaaaaaaaaaaaaatcacatcgaATTTGCACCATATCACAACTGCTCATTTGACAGTTGATCTAATTTAAAGTATTGATATCCAACAATGCTATTACGAGCCATTTCAGACCTGTCACACGTGGCGCTGaccaagaggaagaggaggacgtaGACTATGAATGTGTATAAGACAGCTATGATGGTGCCTTTAGGGATAGAGACACTTGGAGTCTTCAGCTCCCCTTCAGAGACACATGGAGAAAGAGCAAACATCAATTTTGCATAACGGCAAGATTCTAGTTCACAGGACACTACACATCCATTTGAAGCAATGACTTCTTCACTGCAATGTGATTACACATTTAATGTTAGGACAACAAGCTTTAACCTGACATGTTGGCTCCGGCCATGATTCCAGTGCAGCTGGTGAACATGACGGCAAACACGGTGGCAAAAGACATGACAGAGTTGGTGCTGTAGTCCAAAGAGTAACCAGCTGGAGAGAAATGAGGAACAGCAGGGAGGTGTTTATAGATAACCCTAAATTTACATGTGTCATATATATCTACCAGTGAACGTACTTTCACATCCTCACAAAACCCCAACAATGCTGTTAATACTCACAGCCCAGGTTGTTCCTCAGTGTGGTAGCACTGAAGCCCGTGTAGCTGGCATTGTAGCGGAGGGTCTGATTGCCAGGACCCGGATGGGTGATCACATAGTTCTGAGGTTTGACTGCCACAGAACTGATGAAGATGGACAGCAGTGATACAGTGACCACCAGCAAGATGATGAAGGCAGTGCGGGAGTAGATATGAGCACCCACCAGACAAACAAGCAGACACAGCAGCAAGACTACCGCAGAGTACAGCACTGTGTACCAGTAACCCTGAGGAAGCACCCGCACCCCCTCAGACACAGATGACTCTAGAACAGGAAGGAAACCAGAAGGAAAACTgacaaagcttttaaaaaaggggtgggtgggtgttttTTATGCAGTAGACTAAGTCATTCAGAAAAACAGGCGAGACAAACAGATCAAAACCAAAAAGTCAATCAAAACTTACCGGGATCTGAACCAAATACATCAAGTATGGCCTCCACAAGACCAAGAACGTACTctccacacgcacacactttgGCTAAGAAGAACATCAAACCGATGCTTCCTCCAAACTCTGGGCCCAGTGAACGACTGATCATGTCTGATCCAATTTAGTCAGGGATGATGTTTACAATGAGATGAATGAAGCTACAGGAAACActcaagaaataaataaacattttaaaaacttgttTGGTTTGTAAGGATACAGTAGGCTCCACCGCCTTGTATGGCACCGTTGGTGGAGATGGCACAGATGGACAGTATTGTAAGAGAAATGATGGTGTAGGCTACAATTACCATTGAAAGACCCTGTATCAGCCCCGCGTGACCAACCACAAAGCCTGCAAAGGGAGATCATGTCAGTGTTAGTCACTGCAGTACAATGACTCAGTGAAGTACAGCGTTGTACAACCCAAAACCAAATTTTATGTTTCTTATTTCTTCACTCACCAGTTCTCAGAAACAGCACAATGCTGAACATGGAGAGGATGGTCGGCACCATCACTCCGAAAAATGTGTTCAGTTTTCGAGGGTCTTTACTTGGTGACCCAGCATTGGATTCGGGGCTGCCATCTGACACAGCGCCACATGCCACTGAGGTCACACTCAGACCACACACCCCTGTGTTGATCAGAGGGGTGCGTTCGTTTGACATGGTTGCTGAGGAGAGCGTCGTAGGATTATTTGTCCTGTGAGAAAGACACGATTGAAGACAAACAgacattttgtaattaaattctGTATGTCTGACAAGATTTTTGGCTActgtctgtaaaaaaacaaaactattatATATGCCTACAGTATATGCCTGCTTATGTCCGTTTTGTGTGTAGGGCTGCAACAATGAATAATTCCCATTTGTCATTTGTTAAGCAAAAAGCCAAATACTTGgtggttgcagcttctcaaattttaggatttgaagcttttctgtgtcatacatgatagtaaagtgaatatctttggggttttggactgttcattaaacaaaacaagacatttgaagacgtcaCAATTTTCTTTTACAATTTACTGACACTTGTAGACAAAACAATTtatcaatgaatcaatcattaatcgataatgaaaataaccatTAACTGCAGCCATATTTGTGGGTAAGAGAGATTGCTCCCCATCATTAAGCCCCACATGCAAATATTTCTCAGTTctcctttttgtgtgtgaattaaGTGAACAGCAGCAAGGTAAAGGATGAAACATGTCCTGCCCAAAGTCCACTTTAAGCAGGATTTTGTGCCCACTTTGCAATCTTGTTaaacatttacagtttattaGTCCCTCCCACTAACAACAGGATTTTGTCATAATATCACAGAATACagctttttaaaactttttcaaAGAAATCTCGCAACAAGCCCCAAGCACACACTGACATATGTGATCCTACACCCATGCACACCCTGAGGTGTTTTTGAGCCtcctaaaattaaaaataatcatcatgTGCACAGTAGCACATGCCTTCACATGAATGCTTCCAGCATCTAGTAAACAATATCTTTACTTTAAAGAATATAACTTTGAGCAGCTGAGAAGATTAAAATCTACAGCCAATCTGAACATATTTGAACTTTTAACAGTATGAATCAAAATGAGCAACAACTGGTTTAATTTTTGCAAGTCAGATTCAGTAATTTAACAGAGATTGAAGTGGCTCAACACAAGTATGCAAATGAAATCCAGGAAATTCAGCAGCTCACAGGCACTGCACAGTCACCTGATGCTAACATGTAGGCTGATTCATCTGACCTGTTCTGTAACTTTTCTACACAATCACTCGTTTTTCCTTCTTTGCAGTCCTCATTGTAGGcaaaaaattattttctttctatatAAAAAAACTCCATCAGAGAGAGCTGCTGTGGCTTCTCTTCTTAATGAAAGCTACTCACACCTTAGGTTGGTATTTGCAGTCAGCTGATTCACAGCTGCTCGTCTGTTTTGGCATTCAAGTCAAACTGAAAGATATCTCAACTGAGCAGCAGGCACTTCTGTGCACAGGTGACCTTGGTTGTTTCTCCCTCTCACATGCCAGCATTCACCTTTACAATTATACCTCATAGTTTTCATCAATGAAGCTGTTGCCAAACCTGCCTCAACACCAGCCCTCTCTGCAAAGTATTAAATCTGCTCCTGGGTAACATGATGGGAGTCACTGAGTAATACAAAGGTATTACTCAACTGAGCATGATGAGACATGCACAGGACATAACCTCCTAATTATAACTTATTTTCTACTTTACACATTTTAGGcagtagagctgaaacaattagttgacTGACTGATTAGTCGCTTTTAGAAAATGAATCTATTTTAAGAGCTGAATATGTCAATTTAATAGGCAAAAAATGATGAGACTTTTGGACTGTCATATTATTGTCTACTTGAGGTTtgcaaaattatttaaaaaaatattttatttctgtagaaaaaaataagcattaatcagtcatttaaatctTAAATGCCCAATTTGACAGATTAATCACCTATAAACTTCCAGTGAGCTGTAGGCACTTCTATCCACCACTAGTCCATTTTTCTTATAGTTGCGCAAGAATCACAAGTGTGTAGATTAACGTGATGAGACAGATTCTCAGTCCTAACATGGTGTGATGACTTGTCAGTTGTTTTTAACAGGGAAGTTGATCATTGAATGGGAACTGAACACACGAGGTGACCCACAGCaagttgtcattttttttaaagttaccgCATGCTGTTGGTGCTGAAACTGGTATTCTTGATGTTGATGCAGACCGCCTGAAACAACCCAAAAAGGCTCTCTGAGGGTCCCCTAACCCTACTTTAAAGCAAGTCGGTTCAAATAAATcaccttttctgtttttgcGTATTACGAGGGTGGAGCAAATGCGTCACGCAAACTTGACGTATTTTGTGagacaaaaatgtaaaacacagatGCACAATGCAGTACAGCTGTTTGGgggtaaatgtgtgtttacgTTTGGAGGTGCTCAGCCAGGAAGTGACCACGCCGGCGGAGGCAGTAATAAAACTACGCACAATCTAAAGTGCTGGTGCACCGTGTATCATCCAGCCAGCAACATCCAGGCTGTTTACGACAGGACGCACCCTGCTGAAACACACCGAGGACAGTCAAACTTACCGCTGAGCCGTCCTGACACAGTTTGATCCACTTCCTGCTCGAGAGCTCCTTCAGATGCTGCGATGTCTCTGCGCGCCTCAGCTGGATGTGTTCAGCAGCAGATGTGCCGGGTCAGATGCGCAGTGGACAAGCAGATGTAGCCGCAGCAGGCCGGCGGATAGAGCTTAGTTGTCCCCAGAGTTTGGATGCTGTGAAAGATGTGCAGCCCAATAATAACACCGCAGCCATGGCACGCCTCGTCCCTCTGTTATTTGTTAAGAAGTGTCACGGGAGAGCAGAAACAGCCCATGTGACTGACAAAAGGGGAGGGTAAAATTATCTCAAAATAACCACTCCCCTTGGTTTTACAGAGTACATGTGACGTCACTgaaattataaattaaaaatagtGTAAAGTACGGCTGATTTCACTTCTTCATCTATTTTAcgcacaacaaaaaaacttgtggatgtagcctacacacacacatgataatATAAAGTTGTGCTATAGACTGGACTGTTATTACATTTATGCACAGCAGGGGTCTCTTTTGTCACAAAGACAGTACTCACTCATGGTGAGCTAAACTACTGAACATGACAAGGTTAAAATAATGgatttttacacataaaaatagacaattaaaaaaaagaggtaaaagCCAATGAATAGCCTACATGTTCTAGCCTACCATTCTAGAAAGAAACCAGCTCAGCAGGTTACAGTTATATGGAGGGTTGGGAAGTATTTACTGACTGTAAATTGCTCAAAAAGTGGATCCGAGGAGTCAGTTTATGTCTTATAACATCAACCACACATGCAAACAGGTTATATAGTATCTGGCACAAACACTTCCATGTAGGCTAGAGAAGTTGATATagctcctttttattttttgttttttcattccTACTGCTGCACCATTACATCTGCATAATATCTActgcaaaacataaaacataaaccaTAAAATCATCACTAACTGAAGTTTGATTACAGTATCATCAAGCGGTCAATGATAGTAATCAAGTTATCTTTACTTTATATgtagataatgaaaataactaaATAGAGGTATcactatttaaataatttatgaaaaacatttaaatgaaagttaTTTTAAACATACTACACAATATTTCCATAAGACATCACCATGGCCAGATTAACCTctt from Scomber japonicus isolate fScoJap1 chromosome 13, fScoJap1.pri, whole genome shotgun sequence includes:
- the slc12a9 gene encoding solute carrier family 12 member 9; translation: MSNERTPLINTGVCGLSVTSVACGAVSDGSPESNAGSPSKDPRKLNTFFGVMVPTILSMFSIVLFLRTGFVVGHAGLIQGLSMVIVAYTIISLTILSICAISTNGAIQGGGAYYMISRSLGPEFGGSIGLMFFLAKVCACGEYVLGLVEAILDVFGSDPESSVSEGVRVLPQGYWYTVLYSAVVLLLCLLVCLVGAHIYSRTAFIILLVVTVSLLSIFISSVAVKPQNYVITHPGPGNQTLRYNASYTGFSATTLRNNLGSGYSLDYSTNSVMSFATVFAVMFTSCTGIMAGANMSGELKTPSVSIPKGTIIAVLYTFIVYVLLFLLVSATCDRTLLIQDYGFLQRINIWPPFVTIGIYCASLSAAMCSMIGASRILHALALDQLFGLPLAPAAITSSSGNPWVAVLYTWGLAQCVVFAGQLNAIASLVTVFYLLAYAAVDLACLALEWASAPNFRPTFQLFSWHTCLLGILSCLVMMFVINPVYSSGSIVLLLLLLLFLHYRSPTSSWGYISQALIFHQVRKYLLMLDVRKDHVKFWRPQVLLMVANPRSSCQLILFVNQLKKGGLYVLGHVQLGDLDSLPSDPVQQQYNFWLSLVDKLGVKAFVDLTLSPSVRQGTQHLLRITGLGGMKPNMLILGFYDSSTPEDFFLQDSAFCDSSIGQGSEGEYNFGIDLPSLQAHFPPVRHIESPRWLSPEEYVGIIADAIKMNKNVCLGRYFFQLEGEGKDSKVDGSERTIDVWPLNLLQPGSRDYEDVCSLFLLQMACVLNMSNKWRHARMRIFLNVETESNDQGWGEETFLELLKKLRIRASITIVPWDSVVQHHTQPEGGPPAEPNQALSDGFLSAVNCLLMEHSSQAAVRFLYLPRPPAHHSQAQQYLTQLEVVTNRLGPTLLIHGVTPVTYTDL
- the hsd20b2 gene encoding hydroxysteroid (20-beta) dehydrogenase 2, which translates into the protein MSFTNGLAIVGGLTVVFHLLKLAWRSWCGLREFILSKFWRVNLRTYGQWAVVTGATSGIGKAYAIELARKGLDVVLVSRSYDKLQMVAKEIEDQYGRRTRTIQVDFMDGHSIYQVIAEGLRGLEIGILVNNVGMTYSEHFAYFLEIPDAEQKITQVINCNVLSVPQITRVVLPGMVERGKGLIINVSSLVGTRPQPLLSLYCATKIFVTYFSQCLSAEYKSKGITVQCVAPFMVSTNMTFNMAVNCFVKSASEYVHEALNTVGHSIYTSGCLSHALQDLALTILLPDWLRMSSFFITKLRSLEKKSIHRRRMCKEKEWFSQKEE